A section of the Amycolatopsis sp. AA4 genome encodes:
- a CDS encoding helix-turn-helix domain-containing protein translates to MGVSIEAGRRAAPDPGDAFNSDCPGRTVLDHVCSRWGTLILLSLRERPARFYELRDAIGGISEKMLSQNLRTLTRDGLIHREVEPATPPKVTYSLTDLGQELTTPLRGLLDWVLVRTVDVVKAQRRHDRQHKAGA, encoded by the coding sequence ATGGGAGTAAGCATCGAGGCAGGACGCCGAGCCGCCCCGGACCCGGGTGACGCGTTCAACAGCGACTGCCCCGGCCGGACAGTGCTCGACCACGTGTGCAGCCGGTGGGGCACGCTGATCCTGCTCTCGTTGCGCGAACGCCCGGCGCGCTTCTACGAACTGCGCGACGCGATCGGCGGAATCAGCGAAAAGATGCTGTCGCAGAACCTGCGCACCCTCACGCGCGACGGCTTGATCCATCGCGAGGTGGAGCCCGCTACGCCGCCCAAGGTGACGTACTCGCTGACCGACCTCGGACAGGAACTGACGACGCCGCTGCGGGGGCTGCTGGATTGGGTCCTCGTGCGGACGGTGGACGTGGTGAAGGCGCAGCGGAGGCATGATCGGCAGCACAAAGCCGGGGCTTGA
- a CDS encoding NAD(P)H-binding protein, whose translation MTVLVIGATGNVGRQVTTQLAERGLPVRALARRPEKANLPDGVEVVPGDLSDVDSLRAALRGAKSAFLMWPLISGDPAEAIADTIAASAGRLVLLSSAAARSDSDDAISQVHRAVEKAIERTSLEWTFLQPHGFASNTLGWAPQIRENGVVRGAYGSVYSTLIHEADMAAVAVAALTSDGHVGAKYDLTGPAALTQVEQVRVIGEVIGRETRWEEVPREVMRETLLERMPAKYADAMLDAYALLAGREPDRPTTTVEDVTGVPARSFAQWVADHAADFAPAGR comes from the coding sequence GTGACCGTTTTGGTGATCGGCGCTACCGGCAACGTCGGCCGTCAGGTGACAACCCAGCTGGCCGAGCGCGGCCTTCCGGTACGCGCGTTGGCTCGGCGGCCCGAGAAGGCCAATCTGCCCGACGGCGTCGAAGTCGTTCCCGGTGATTTGTCTGATGTGGACAGTCTCCGTGCCGCGTTGCGTGGGGCGAAGTCTGCCTTTTTGATGTGGCCGCTGATCTCCGGCGATCCGGCCGAGGCGATCGCGGACACCATCGCGGCCAGCGCCGGTCGGTTGGTCCTGCTGTCTTCGGCCGCTGCCCGCAGTGATTCGGACGACGCGATCAGCCAGGTCCATCGTGCGGTGGAGAAGGCGATCGAGCGCACGAGTCTGGAGTGGACGTTCCTTCAACCGCACGGCTTCGCGAGCAACACGCTTGGCTGGGCGCCGCAAATTCGCGAGAACGGTGTCGTTCGCGGAGCTTACGGTTCGGTGTACTCGACGCTGATCCACGAAGCCGACATGGCGGCGGTCGCGGTGGCCGCGCTGACTTCCGACGGGCACGTCGGCGCCAAGTACGACCTCACCGGCCCCGCTGCGCTCACGCAGGTCGAGCAGGTCCGCGTGATCGGAGAGGTGATCGGCCGCGAGACCCGGTGGGAGGAGGTGCCGCGGGAGGTGATGCGAGAAACGCTCCTCGAGCGGATGCCGGCGAAGTACGCGGACGCCATGCTCGACGCGTACGCCCTTTTGGCGGGCCGCGAACCCGACCGGCCGACGACGACGGTGGAAGACGTCACCGGGGTTCCGGCACGGAGTTTCGCCCAGTGGGTGGCCGATCACGCGGCCGATTTCGCTCCTGCGGGGCGCTGA
- a CDS encoding DUF6069 family protein: MGQQYPGNYGEDTRPGIDAARLWAGGLATAVVAALVAVVGLLIARGIFDVPVLAPKGDGLWGKASTPTYAVSAAAVALLATGLMHLLSVATPAPGQFFGWIMVLVTAIAVVVPLTLTVGLEAKIATAAINLVIGLVIASLVSSMAASARTLHRRKRSSRAEQQPPPPPPTRQWPEGPTTYYDR; encoded by the coding sequence ATGGGCCAGCAATACCCCGGCAATTACGGGGAGGACACCCGGCCAGGCATCGACGCCGCCAGGTTGTGGGCAGGCGGACTGGCCACCGCCGTGGTCGCCGCTCTCGTGGCGGTGGTGGGCCTGCTGATCGCGCGAGGCATCTTCGACGTGCCCGTGCTCGCCCCGAAGGGCGACGGCCTGTGGGGCAAAGCGAGCACCCCGACGTACGCCGTCTCCGCCGCCGCGGTGGCGTTGCTGGCGACCGGCCTGATGCACCTGCTGAGCGTGGCGACCCCCGCGCCGGGCCAGTTTTTCGGCTGGATCATGGTGCTCGTCACGGCCATCGCGGTGGTCGTGCCGCTGACCCTGACGGTGGGCCTGGAAGCGAAAATCGCCACGGCGGCGATCAACCTGGTGATCGGTTTGGTGATCGCTTCCCTGGTGAGCAGCATGGCGGCGAGCGCCCGGACGCTGCATCGGCGGAAGCGGAGCAGCCGGGCGGAGCAGCAGCCGCCTCCGCCCCCGCCCACGCGGCAGTGGCCGGAGGGGCCGACTACGTATTACGACCGCTGA
- a CDS encoding HdeD family acid-resistance protein, whose amino-acid sequence MSTSIPPVLGFAVLDPRRAWPLVLTRGILGVLFGVLALVWPGITVLALAFLFGIYVLVDAVGALMQAFRPGDGAHRIAYALLGVLGLLAGIMTLVWPGVTVLVLATLVGAWAVVTGIMEIVAAIRLRKQITGEAFLIVAGALSVIAGVLVLFHPIAGAFGVALLIGIYAVIYGVTLVVLSFRLRSLAKSADPAEQPN is encoded by the coding sequence ATGTCCACGTCCATTCCGCCCGTCCTCGGCTTCGCGGTGCTCGATCCGCGCCGCGCGTGGCCGCTCGTCCTCACGCGCGGGATCCTGGGCGTGCTGTTCGGCGTGCTGGCGCTGGTGTGGCCGGGGATCACCGTGCTGGCACTGGCCTTCCTGTTCGGCATCTACGTGCTGGTCGACGCGGTCGGCGCGCTGATGCAGGCGTTCCGGCCGGGCGACGGCGCGCACCGGATCGCGTACGCGCTGCTCGGCGTGCTGGGCCTGCTCGCCGGGATCATGACGCTGGTGTGGCCCGGGGTGACCGTGCTGGTGCTGGCGACGCTCGTCGGGGCGTGGGCGGTGGTCACCGGGATCATGGAAATCGTCGCCGCGATCCGGCTGCGCAAGCAGATCACCGGCGAGGCGTTTTTGATCGTCGCGGGCGCGCTTTCGGTGATCGCCGGGGTGCTGGTGCTCTTCCACCCGATCGCCGGCGCGTTCGGCGTCGCGCTGCTGATCGGGATTTACGCGGTGATTTACGGGGTAACCCTCGTGGTCCTGTCTTTCCGGCTGCGTTCGCTCGCGAAATCCGCCGACCCAGCGGAGCAGCCGAACTAG